The sequence GCTGCGGATTTTACTCCTGGCTGACCCGGCGCAACCAGACTCGTCCCCCAACGGAAGAATCCGACAATTATATGCCCTACTGCTTTTCCACGGACATGCAGGACGAGGATATTGTGTTCGGCGGGGAAAAGAAACTGAAAGCGGCCATCCAGGAAGCCTATGACATTTTTAAACCCAAGTCCATCTCCATCTTCTCCACCTGTCCGGTGGGGCTGATCGGCGACGATATCCATGCCGTGGCACGGGAGATGAAGGAAAAGCTGGGCATCAACATTTTTGGATTCTCCTGTGAAGGCTATAAGGGCGTAAGTCAGTCCGCCGGCCATCACATTGCCAACAACGCTATTTTTACCCATGTCGTGGGCCTGGATGACTCGGTCATGGACGCGAAATTCAAAATCAACCTGCTGGGTGAATACAACATCGGCGGCGACGGGTTCGTCATTGAAGAACTGCTCAATAAATGCGGCATCGACCTGGTGTCCACATTTTCAGGGAACTCCACCATGGATCAGTTTGCCAACTGCCACACCGCCGACCTCAATGCGGTCATGTGCCACAGATCCATTAACTACGTGGCGGACATGCTCGAGACCAAATACGGCATTCCCTGGATAAAAGTCAGTTTCCTGGGACCAAATTCAACCGCGAGCAGCCTGCGCAAAATCGCCGCGTATTTTGAAGACCAGGAACTCATCGACCGGGTGGAAGCGGTAATAGCCGAGGAAATGGCGCCGGTTGACGCCAAAATCAAGGAGATCAAACCCCGGTGCGAGGGCAAAACCGCCATGATGTTTGTGGGCGGCTCCCGGGCCCACCATTACCAGGAACTGTTCCGGGACATCGGCATGACCGTGCTTTCCGCCGGATACGAGTTTGCCCACAGGGATGACTATGAAGGACGCCATGTCATTCCGGACATTAAAATTGATGCCGACTCCAGAAACATTGAAGAGCTGGAAATCGAACCGGATGCAACCCGGTACAACCCCAGAAAAACCGAAGAAGCGATGAAAGCGCTGGAAGAAAAGGGATTCCCGTTTAAAGAGTATGAGGGCATGATCCCTGAAATGGAAAAGGGGTCCCTGATTATCGATGACATCAGCCAGCACGAAACAGAAACCCTGATCGCCATGTACAAGCCGGACATTTTCTGTGCCGGTATCAAGGAAAAATACGCCGTTCAGAAGCACGGTATTCCCATGAAGCAGCTCCACTCCTATGATACGGGTGGGCCCTACGCATCATTTGAAGGCGCGATCAACTTTTTTGAGGAAATCGACCGCATGCTCAACGCCAATATCTGGCAATACCTGGAAGCGCCCTGGCAGAAGGACCCTGAATTGTCCGCCAACTATAATTGGGAATAAGCAAGAAACAAGAATCAAGAGACAAGAACACAAGAAACGAGAAACGGAGAAACTTATGCTGCTTCGACATACACCCACAGAGATTAAAGAAAGAAAAGCCCTGGCGGTTAATCCGGCGAAAACCTGCCAGCCCATCGGGGCCATGTACGCAGGTCTGGGTATCCATGGCTGCTTGCCTCACAGCCATGGGTCCCAGGGATGCTGCGCCTATCACCGGTCCACCTTGACCCGTCATTACCGTGAACCCATCATGGCCGCCACCTCCTCCTTTACGGAAGGGGCGTCGGTATTCGGCGGCCAGGCCAACCTGCTCCAGGCCCTGTTAACCATATTTACCACCTATGACCCGGACATTGTTGCGGTGCATACCACCTGTCTGTCGGAAACCATCGGCGACGATGTGAATCAGATTGTCAAAAAAGCCAAAACAGACGGCACCATCCCCGAAGGCAAGTATGTCATCCATACCCCGACGCCGTCCTATGTCGGCTCCCATGTCACCGGCTTTTCCAACATGGTGAAAGCCATGGCCGTCCAGCTGGCTGAAAAGACCGGCAAATCCAACGGAAAAGTTAACATTGTGCCCGGATTTGTGGAGCCTTCGGACATGGCGGAAATGAAGCGGATCGCCGGGATGCTGGGTATTGAGTCCATCCTTTTTCCGGACACCTCGGGCATTGTGAACGGCCCGCTCACCGGCAAATTCAATATGTACCCCAAGGGCGGCGTTTCCATTGACGAGCTCAAGAGCACCGGCGACAGCATCGGCTCCATCGGGCTGGGCGCCTGGGCCTCGGCCGATGCGGTCAGAGCCCTTGACGCCCAGTGCAAGGTGCCCTGCCAGGTGCAGGATCTGCCCATCGGCCTGTTGGCCACGGACCGGTTTGTGGATGCCCTGCGTACGGTGGCCGGCGTATCCGTACCCGATACCGTTACCCAGGAGCGGGGTCAGTTGTTGGATGTGATCTCAGACATGCAGCCCCACCTGTACGGCAAAAAAGTGGCCATCGCCGGTGATCCGGACCAGCTCATCCCCATGACCGAATTTTTGGTCACCATGGGCATGAAACCGGTTCATATTGTTACCGGTACCCCGGGCAAGGCCTTTACCAAACGGATCAAGGAAGTCACGGCCAAGTTCGGCGACGACATCAACGTCAAGGGCCCCGGCGACCTGTTCTATCTGCATCAGTTGATCAAGAACGAACCTGTGGACCTGCTCATCTGCAACACCTACGGCAAATATATTGCCCGGGACGAGGACATCCCGTTTGTACGCCACGGGTTCCCCATCCTGGACCGGATCGGCCACTCCTACTTTCCTTCCGTGGGATACAAAGGCGGGCTGCATTTCCTGGAAAAGATTCTGGGCGCCCTGATGGACCGCACGGACCGGGATGCACCCGAAGAACGTTTTGAACTGGTAGAGTAATTTAACGCAGTAAAGGAGAAATAACATGACCTCCATATCGGTACTCAAACAGCGGGAAAAACAGATCTACCAGAAGGGCAGCCGGCCCTTTAAGATAGAATGTGAAACCAAGAGTCTGGCCGGCGCGGTCAGCCAGCGGGCCTGTGTATTCTGCGGCTCCAGGGTGGTGCTTTACCCCATCGCCGACGCCTTGCATTTGATTCACGGCCCCATCGGGTGCGCCTCCTATACCTGGGACATCAGAGGGGCCCAGTCTTCGGGCCCGGAGCTGCACCGGATGAGTTTTTCAACGGACCTGTCAGAGACCGATATTATCTATGGCGGAGAAAAAAAGCTGAAACGGGCATTGCTGGAACTGATTGACAAATATTCACCCAAAGCCGCCTTTATCTATTGTACCTGTATTGTGGGCATTATTGGTGATGACGTGGACGCGGTCTGCCGCCAGGTCGAAGAAGAGACCCGCATCCCTGTCATTGCGGTCCACTCCGAAGGATTTAAAGGCACTAAAAAGGACGGATACAAGGCGGCCTGCGACGCCTTGTTCAGTCTCATCGAACGAAACAACGCCCCCCGGGTCACCATCCCCGACTCCATCAATATCCTGGGCGAATTCAATATTGGCGGAGAAACCTGGATGATCAAAAAATATTATGAAGCCATGGGGGTAAAGGTGGTCTCCGTGATCACCGGCGACGGCCGGGTGGACGAAGTGATGCAGGCACGCAATGCCGCCCTGAACGTGGTCCAGTGTTCAGGGTCGGTTACCCACCTGGCCAAGCAGATGCAGGAAGAGTACGGCATTCCATTTATACGGGTCTCTTATTTCGGCATTGAAGATACCTCGGACGCTCTGTACCAGGTGGCGGTATTTTTTGATAAAACCCCCGACATTCTTAAAAAAACCCAGGCCATGATCAAAAAGGAAGTCCAGGCCATTATCCCCCGTCTGGAAACCATGAAAAA comes from uncultured Desulfobacter sp. and encodes:
- the nifD gene encoding nitrogenase molybdenum-iron protein alpha chain, translating into MTGERTDTVNPEEIKKEILAKYPPKVARKRGKQITPVSSDDKEGVKVGANVRTVPGIITQRGCCYAGCKGVIMGPTRDIINLTHGPIGCGFYSWLTRRNQTRPPTEESDNYMPYCFSTDMQDEDIVFGGEKKLKAAIQEAYDIFKPKSISIFSTCPVGLIGDDIHAVAREMKEKLGINIFGFSCEGYKGVSQSAGHHIANNAIFTHVVGLDDSVMDAKFKINLLGEYNIGGDGFVIEELLNKCGIDLVSTFSGNSTMDQFANCHTADLNAVMCHRSINYVADMLETKYGIPWIKVSFLGPNSTASSLRKIAAYFEDQELIDRVEAVIAEEMAPVDAKIKEIKPRCEGKTAMMFVGGSRAHHYQELFRDIGMTVLSAGYEFAHRDDYEGRHVIPDIKIDADSRNIEELEIEPDATRYNPRKTEEAMKALEEKGFPFKEYEGMIPEMEKGSLIIDDISQHETETLIAMYKPDIFCAGIKEKYAVQKHGIPMKQLHSYDTGGPYASFEGAINFFEEIDRMLNANIWQYLEAPWQKDPELSANYNWE
- the nifK gene encoding nitrogenase molybdenum-iron protein subunit beta — protein: MLLRHTPTEIKERKALAVNPAKTCQPIGAMYAGLGIHGCLPHSHGSQGCCAYHRSTLTRHYREPIMAATSSFTEGASVFGGQANLLQALLTIFTTYDPDIVAVHTTCLSETIGDDVNQIVKKAKTDGTIPEGKYVIHTPTPSYVGSHVTGFSNMVKAMAVQLAEKTGKSNGKVNIVPGFVEPSDMAEMKRIAGMLGIESILFPDTSGIVNGPLTGKFNMYPKGGVSIDELKSTGDSIGSIGLGAWASADAVRALDAQCKVPCQVQDLPIGLLATDRFVDALRTVAGVSVPDTVTQERGQLLDVISDMQPHLYGKKVAIAGDPDQLIPMTEFLVTMGMKPVHIVTGTPGKAFTKRIKEVTAKFGDDINVKGPGDLFYLHQLIKNEPVDLLICNTYGKYIARDEDIPFVRHGFPILDRIGHSYFPSVGYKGGLHFLEKILGALMDRTDRDAPEERFELVE
- a CDS encoding nitrogenase component 1 — encoded protein: MTSISVLKQREKQIYQKGSRPFKIECETKSLAGAVSQRACVFCGSRVVLYPIADALHLIHGPIGCASYTWDIRGAQSSGPELHRMSFSTDLSETDIIYGGEKKLKRALLELIDKYSPKAAFIYCTCIVGIIGDDVDAVCRQVEEETRIPVIAVHSEGFKGTKKDGYKAACDALFSLIERNNAPRVTIPDSINILGEFNIGGETWMIKKYYEAMGVKVVSVITGDGRVDEVMQARNAALNVVQCSGSVTHLAKQMQEEYGIPFIRVSYFGIEDTSDALYQVAVFFDKTPDILKKTQAMIKKEVQAIIPRLETMKKTLRAKKRPYTWAARSRPSP